A genome region from Chengkuizengella sp. SCS-71B includes the following:
- the hemW gene encoding radical SAM family heme chaperone HemW — MTTFNSSAAKAVYIHIPFCKHKCYYCDFNTYALPVPPIDEYLEALEKELQATVEKFPPGQIETIFVGGGTPTILDSQQMNTFLQLVNHYFPTQHEQLEFTMEANPGTTDVDKLTVMKAGGVNRISFGVQSFQNDILKDIGRIHDASEVFESIKNAKEVGFDNLSIDLMFGLPNQTLENMEESLNQALSLDLQHYSIYSLKVEENTVFHSLYQKDKLPLPAEEDELNMFLLIMNRLNEAGYQQYEISNFAKSGLESKHNKMYWRNQSYYGIGAGAHSYLQGIRYINVKGVQDYLDAVNQGLPVIEEHRVSIKEAMEDFMMVGLRLMEGVNKEDFFQQFSHPMDQIFNRQLNKLISNQLLESTQNGFRLTKRGILLGNEVFAEFISSH; from the coding sequence ATGACTACTTTTAATTCATCTGCTGCAAAAGCTGTATATATTCATATTCCCTTTTGTAAACATAAATGTTATTACTGTGATTTTAATACGTACGCACTACCAGTACCACCAATTGATGAATATTTAGAAGCATTGGAAAAAGAACTACAAGCTACTGTTGAGAAGTTTCCACCTGGACAGATCGAAACGATTTTTGTTGGGGGTGGAACCCCTACAATACTAGACTCTCAACAAATGAACACTTTTTTACAATTAGTAAATCACTATTTTCCAACTCAACATGAACAGCTTGAATTTACGATGGAAGCAAATCCAGGAACTACGGATGTAGATAAATTAACAGTCATGAAAGCAGGTGGAGTGAATCGCATCAGCTTTGGAGTTCAGTCATTTCAAAATGACATATTAAAGGATATAGGAAGAATTCATGATGCTTCTGAAGTATTTGAAAGTATAAAAAATGCTAAAGAAGTAGGTTTTGATAATTTATCTATTGATTTAATGTTTGGTCTTCCAAATCAAACGTTGGAAAATATGGAAGAAAGCTTAAATCAAGCCTTATCATTAGATTTACAACATTACTCTATATACAGTTTAAAAGTGGAAGAGAACACAGTTTTTCATTCTCTATATCAAAAGGATAAGTTGCCTCTTCCTGCTGAAGAGGATGAACTCAATATGTTTTTACTTATTATGAACAGGTTAAATGAGGCTGGGTATCAACAGTATGAAATCAGTAATTTTGCAAAATCTGGATTGGAAAGCAAACATAATAAAATGTATTGGAGAAATCAAAGCTACTACGGTATAGGTGCAGGAGCCCATAGTTATTTGCAAGGAATAAGGTATATCAACGTAAAAGGTGTACAAGATTATTTAGATGCCGTTAATCAAGGTCTTCCTGTAATTGAAGAGCATCGTGTTAGTATAAAAGAAGCAATGGAAGATTTTATGATGGTTGGATTACGATTAATGGAAGGTGTAAACAAAGAAGATTTCTTTCAACAATTTTCACATCCGATGGATCAAATATTTAATAGACAACTTAATAAATTAATTAGTAATCAGTTGTTGGAATCAACTCAAAATGGATTTAGATTAACTAAAAGGGGAATATTGCTCGGGAATGAAGTGTTTGCTGAGTTTATTTCTTCACATTAG
- a CDS encoding undecaprenyl-diphosphate phosphatase, with amino-acid sequence MDIWELVKYMFLGVLQGFTEPIPVSSSGHVLLARHWFGIEVEGLSFEILVNFASLLAVLLIYRSDLIHITKHSLKFIQTKDIKYKKDFMFVVYLVIATIPAAILGITLEDFISGTFNENDVKIIGAALIITGIALWFIRNLRGKKNDQNITLLDAVIVGLAQAIALIPGISRSGATIVAALARGWKQETAMRFSFFLYIPISIGVMVFGMSDMINEPGIESRIIPYTLAFLGALIASYFSLKWFMGIMQRGNLIIFTVYCLIVGTFVLLF; translated from the coding sequence ATGGATATTTGGGAATTAGTCAAATATATGTTTTTAGGTGTTTTACAAGGTTTTACTGAACCTATCCCTGTTTCTTCTAGTGGGCATGTTTTATTGGCACGACACTGGTTTGGAATAGAAGTTGAAGGATTAAGTTTTGAAATATTAGTAAATTTTGCTTCTTTGCTTGCTGTACTCCTTATTTATAGATCAGATTTGATTCATATAACAAAACATAGCTTGAAATTTATACAAACGAAGGACATCAAATATAAAAAAGATTTTATGTTTGTTGTTTATTTAGTGATTGCCACTATCCCCGCTGCCATATTAGGAATCACTTTAGAAGACTTCATTTCAGGGACATTTAATGAAAATGATGTAAAAATTATAGGTGCCGCATTAATCATTACAGGTATAGCCTTGTGGTTTATCAGAAACTTAAGAGGCAAAAAAAACGATCAGAATATTACTTTATTAGATGCTGTAATTGTAGGTTTAGCACAGGCAATCGCATTAATTCCAGGGATTAGTCGTTCTGGGGCAACTATTGTTGCAGCACTTGCTAGGGGATGGAAGCAAGAGACGGCGATGCGTTTTTCTTTCTTTTTGTACATCCCAATTAGTATAGGAGTTATGGTATTTGGAATGTCGGATATGATCAACGAACCCGGAATAGAGTCAAGAATCATTCCCTATACTCTTGCTTTCCTTGGTGCATTAATTGCTTCTTATTTTTCTTTGAAATGGTTCATGGGTATTATGCAAAGAGGTAATCTTATTATTTTTACAGTGTATTGTTTAATCGTTGGTACCTTCGTTTTACTTTTTTAA
- the lepA gene encoding translation elongation factor 4, whose protein sequence is MTDVHERQSRIRNFSIIAHIDHGKSTLADRILEFTGALTSREMQDQVLDKMDLERERGITIKLQAVRLNYKAKDGQEYILNLIDTPGHVDFTYEVSRSLAACEGALLVVDAAQGTEAQTLANVYLALDNNLEILPVINKIDLPSAEPERVKQEVEDVIGLDASDAVLASAKAGIGIEDILEQVVTKVPAPSGDANNPLKALIFDSHYDAYKGVIVYVRVIDGSIKSGSKVKMMATDKTFEVIEVGAFKPNMSIVDELQVGDVGFIVAGIKNVKDTRVGDTVTDAMNPAQEALPGYRKINPMVYCGLYPIDTADYNDLREALEKLELNDASLKYEPETSSALGFGFRCGFLGLLHMEIIQERIEREFNIPLITTAPSVIFRVTQTNGEMIEIDNPSNMPDQQKVDYIEEPYVKASIIVPNDFVGAVMDLCQNKRGDFINMEYLDTNRVQVIYDIPLSEVVYDFFDILKSSTKGYASFDYEVSDYKKSKLVKMDILLNSEQVDALSFIVHRDKAFYRGRAICGKLKDLIPRQMFEVPIQAAIGQKIIARETVKAMRKNVLAKCYGGDISRKRKLLEKQKEGKKRMKQVGNVEVPQEAFMSVLKLDE, encoded by the coding sequence ATGACAGACGTACATGAAAGACAAAGTCGTATTCGGAATTTTTCAATTATAGCACACATCGATCATGGAAAATCTACTTTAGCAGATCGAATTTTAGAATTTACAGGCGCGTTAACTTCAAGAGAAATGCAAGATCAAGTTTTGGACAAGATGGATTTGGAGAGGGAACGCGGCATTACAATAAAATTACAGGCTGTACGTTTAAACTATAAAGCAAAGGATGGTCAAGAATATATTCTTAACTTAATTGATACTCCAGGACATGTCGACTTTACATATGAGGTTTCTCGTAGTTTAGCGGCTTGTGAAGGAGCTTTGCTCGTAGTAGATGCAGCACAGGGCACGGAAGCTCAAACTCTAGCTAACGTGTACTTGGCTTTGGACAATAATTTAGAAATTTTACCAGTTATCAATAAAATTGATTTACCAAGCGCTGAACCAGAAAGGGTAAAGCAAGAAGTTGAAGATGTAATTGGTTTAGACGCAAGTGATGCTGTTTTAGCTTCAGCAAAAGCAGGCATAGGAATTGAAGATATTCTTGAACAGGTAGTAACCAAAGTTCCAGCACCATCAGGGGATGCTAACAATCCATTAAAAGCATTGATTTTTGATTCACATTACGATGCATATAAAGGTGTTATTGTATATGTTCGTGTTATTGATGGATCCATTAAATCGGGATCTAAGGTAAAAATGATGGCCACGGATAAAACATTTGAGGTCATAGAAGTAGGAGCTTTTAAACCTAACATGTCTATCGTAGATGAGCTGCAAGTTGGTGATGTTGGTTTTATTGTAGCAGGTATCAAAAATGTAAAAGACACTAGGGTAGGGGATACAGTTACTGATGCAATGAATCCTGCACAAGAAGCATTGCCAGGTTATAGAAAAATTAACCCTATGGTGTATTGTGGATTGTATCCGATTGATACAGCTGATTATAATGATCTTAGGGAAGCTTTAGAAAAGTTAGAATTGAATGATGCATCTTTAAAATATGAACCTGAGACCTCCAGTGCATTAGGATTTGGATTCCGTTGTGGATTTTTAGGTTTGCTTCATATGGAAATCATTCAAGAGCGTATAGAACGTGAGTTTAACATTCCATTAATCACAACAGCACCAAGTGTTATTTTTAGAGTGACGCAAACAAACGGGGAAATGATTGAAATTGACAACCCTTCTAACATGCCAGATCAGCAAAAAGTCGATTATATTGAAGAACCTTATGTGAAAGCTTCAATCATTGTACCAAATGACTTTGTGGGGGCTGTAATGGACCTTTGCCAAAATAAACGTGGCGACTTTATCAACATGGAATACTTAGACACGAATCGAGTACAGGTTATTTATGATATTCCACTCTCTGAGGTTGTTTATGACTTTTTTGATATTTTGAAATCCAGTACAAAAGGTTATGCTTCATTTGATTATGAGGTTTCTGATTATAAAAAATCAAAATTAGTAAAAATGGATATTCTGTTAAACAGTGAACAGGTGGATGCCCTGTCATTTATTGTCCATAGAGACAAAGCTTTTTACAGGGGACGTGCAATATGCGGTAAATTAAAGGATCTGATTCCTCGTCAAATGTTTGAGGTGCCTATTCAAGCAGCTATCGGTCAAAAAATTATAGCGCGTGAAACGGTAAAAGCGATGCGTAAAAACGTACTAGCTAAATGTTATGGCGGTGACATTTCAAGAAAAAGAAAACTTCTTGAAAAACAAAAAGAAGGTAAAAAACGAATGAAACAAGTGGGAAATGTTGAAGTACCACAAGAAGCATTTATGTCTGTTCTAAAGTTGGATGAATGA
- the spoIIP gene encoding stage II sporulation protein P gives MNQSTIFGVMLRVFITLSLGTLTMFLMLSIGSYTQSKMVTSPIVSMQGLGTSVSSQFFVDMMAVEIPQMKSGLNSTTFSQKNVLNFLFRYVTSINPNDPKSLLASEVPGLALEKVVLLRGGSDKDDIVEPLDLPPTHFDFKANNDNNPQKIDPIIETQPQEDEQTIESGSSDDELNVGEDEQKSGFSEKQSDKVAANGNPLVFIYHSHNRESWLPESGQVYDGETNVTALGKRLEKSLKNLGIVAVSSDRDYEESVEGYNWNFSYKYSLKTVEEAFAVNPTFNYFIDIHRDSQGREVTTINIDGVNYAKFYFIIGASNPNWRANEAFATKIHDAMETQYPGISRGIWSKSSTDGNGEYNQSFSPNSIVIEVGGVENTIEESNRTIDLLAKVLSDVVWEAEKVDTGVGG, from the coding sequence ATGAACCAATCTACTATTTTTGGGGTGATGTTAAGAGTTTTTATTACTTTATCTTTAGGTACGCTTACTATGTTTCTGATGCTTTCCATTGGAAGTTATACTCAATCAAAAATGGTTACATCTCCTATCGTCTCAATGCAGGGGTTAGGTACTTCAGTATCAAGTCAATTTTTTGTAGATATGATGGCAGTAGAAATACCACAAATGAAAAGTGGGTTAAACAGCACTACATTTTCTCAAAAAAATGTTCTAAATTTTTTATTTAGATACGTAACAAGTATTAATCCAAATGATCCTAAAAGTTTGCTTGCAAGTGAAGTTCCAGGCCTTGCATTAGAAAAAGTAGTTTTACTTCGAGGGGGATCAGATAAAGATGATATAGTTGAACCACTTGACTTACCCCCGACTCATTTTGATTTTAAAGCAAACAATGATAACAATCCTCAAAAAATAGATCCAATTATAGAAACCCAACCCCAAGAGGACGAACAAACCATTGAATCAGGCTCAAGTGATGATGAATTAAATGTAGGAGAAGACGAGCAAAAGTCTGGATTTAGTGAGAAACAATCAGATAAAGTTGCAGCGAATGGAAACCCTCTTGTTTTTATATACCATTCACATAATAGAGAATCTTGGTTGCCAGAATCAGGTCAAGTTTACGATGGGGAGACTAATGTAACAGCCTTAGGTAAACGATTAGAAAAATCTTTAAAGAATTTAGGAATTGTGGCAGTTAGTTCAGATAGAGATTATGAAGAGAGTGTAGAGGGATATAATTGGAATTTCTCATATAAATATTCTTTAAAAACAGTAGAAGAAGCATTTGCTGTTAATCCTACATTTAATTATTTTATAGATATTCATCGAGACAGCCAAGGGAGAGAAGTAACAACTATCAATATTGATGGAGTAAATTATGCTAAATTTTATTTCATTATCGGAGCAAGTAATCCAAATTGGAGAGCAAATGAAGCATTTGCCACCAAGATTCATGATGCAATGGAAACACAATATCCAGGTATATCTCGAGGTATTTGGTCAAAGTCAAGTACTGATGGTAACGGGGAATATAATCAGTCTTTTTCTCCAAATAGTATTGTTATTGAAGTTGGAGGCGTTGAAAATACGATTGAGGAATCAAATCGGACAATCGATCTTTTAGCAAAAGTTTTATCAGATGTCGTTTGGGAGGCTGAGAAGGTAGATACTGGAGTGGGAGGTTAA
- a CDS encoding peptidase G2 autoproteolytic cleavage domain-containing protein, with product MDRQSCNREVTGDCATALGRNTVASGDNSLAEGRSTRSSGENSHSEGRDTMSSGDASHSEGRSTMASGDASHTEGRNTTSSGDSSHSEGNDTVAQGDNSHAEGEGTQAIGTASHAEGASSKAKGLQSHAEGDCTTAAGESSHAEGTKTKAEGEASHSEGRNTTSSGDYAHAQNRDTVAQGDNSTAEGLGSLARGLNSHAEGYITQADGENAHAEGSESIASGFAAHAEACGTMALGECSHAEGAFTVAEGDRSHAEGTGCRTLASFAHAEGFITRALGNQSHTEGEVTRAEGASSHAEGSNTQAIGDSSHAEGFLTLAQGDNSHSEGDGTMALGDSSHAEGLDTEAIGLASHAEGSGTMATRINAHAEGENTTASGENSHAEGNRTEALGNSSHAEGIDTTAEGFSSHAEGFRTRANGIDSHAEGHFTTTEGFASHAEGNLSFSIGRMSHAEGDDTRARGEASHAEGFRTTTNGLHSHAEGALTTTIGAQSHAEGNFSVSRGMSSHAEGLDTEAIGEASHAEGCNTVAIENCSHAEGSNTIAEGSASHAEGFQTEASSTGSHAEGNITTAEGFASHAEGEGTTAEGDASHAEGLDTQAIGEASHAEGCNTVALEDCSHAEGSNTRAEGFASHAEGCNTIASGECSHAEGNGTDTNNRVNAHIMGRSGQAVEDNSWHLVNDTLMALINGNTGDACFAGKITSGRGCDFAELFETLDGKPIDYGYFVTTKGKKIRKATDGDNYILGVTSAVPAVLGGSGYEWNKRYLTDKWGQVLYEEVTIPEERDEKDNIISPERIEKRQKLNPEYDPDKQYVPRADRPEWVAVGLTGQLLVRDDGTCEVDGYCKTNAEGIATRAQSGYRVLERTDEDQILIIVK from the coding sequence ATGGATAGACAAAGTTGCAACCGTGAAGTAACGGGGGATTGTGCCACAGCATTAGGTAGAAATACGGTAGCGAGTGGAGACAACTCTCTTGCCGAAGGGAGAAGTACGAGATCAAGCGGAGAGAATTCTCATTCCGAGGGAAGAGATACAATGTCAAGCGGAGATGCTTCACACTCTGAGGGCAGAAGCACAATGGCGAGTGGTGATGCTTCCCACACAGAAGGAAGAAATACCACATCCAGTGGCGATTCTTCTCATTCGGAAGGAAACGACACCGTAGCACAAGGTGATAATTCCCATGCCGAAGGAGAAGGAACTCAAGCGATTGGAACAGCTTCCCATGCGGAAGGAGCAAGCTCAAAAGCGAAGGGGTTACAATCCCATGCCGAAGGAGATTGTACAACTGCGGCTGGAGAATCCTCTCATGCAGAGGGAACTAAAACAAAGGCAGAAGGGGAAGCTTCCCACTCGGAAGGAAGAAATACCACATCGAGTGGAGATTATGCACATGCTCAAAACAGAGATACCGTAGCGCAAGGGGATAATTCTACTGCGGAGGGATTAGGTTCTCTTGCCAGAGGGTTGAACAGTCATGCGGAAGGATATATCACACAGGCTGATGGAGAAAACGCGCATGCAGAAGGTTCTGAATCAATCGCTTCGGGATTTGCAGCTCATGCAGAAGCATGTGGGACCATGGCTCTTGGTGAATGTTCCCATGCTGAGGGGGCTTTTACAGTCGCGGAAGGTGATAGATCTCATGCCGAAGGGACAGGTTGCAGAACACTAGCGTCGTTCGCTCATGCTGAAGGATTTATAACGCGAGCCCTTGGTAATCAATCTCATACGGAAGGAGAAGTAACAAGAGCGGAAGGAGCTAGCTCTCATGCGGAGGGTAGTAACACGCAAGCTATTGGTGACTCTTCCCATGCCGAAGGGTTTTTAACGCTTGCCCAAGGAGATAATTCTCATTCCGAAGGAGATGGAACGATGGCGTTAGGTGATAGTTCTCATGCCGAAGGATTAGACACTGAAGCCATAGGGTTAGCGTCCCATGCCGAAGGAAGTGGAACGATGGCAACGCGTATTAATGCGCATGCAGAGGGAGAAAATACAACTGCCTCTGGTGAAAACTCTCATGCCGAAGGAAATAGAACAGAAGCATTGGGAAATAGTTCTCATGCCGAAGGTATTGATACAACAGCAGAAGGATTCTCCTCTCATGCCGAAGGATTTCGAACACGAGCGAATGGTATAGACTCCCATGCCGAAGGACATTTTACGACTACCGAAGGTTTTGCGTCTCATGCGGAAGGGAATCTTTCATTCAGTATAGGTAGGATGTCTCACGCCGAAGGAGATGATACAAGAGCTCGAGGAGAAGCATCCCATGCCGAAGGATTTCGAACAACAACGAATGGTTTACACTCCCATGCTGAAGGAGCCCTTACAACTACCATTGGTGCACAGTCTCATGCTGAAGGTAACTTTTCAGTAAGTAGGGGGATGAGTAGTCATGCCGAAGGATTAGACACTGAAGCGATTGGTGAAGCTTCCCATGCGGAAGGTTGTAATACGGTAGCCATAGAAAATTGTTCTCACGCTGAAGGAAGCAATACAATAGCGGAAGGGTCTGCTTCTCATGCTGAAGGTTTTCAAACCGAAGCGAGTTCAACTGGTTCCCATGCGGAAGGAAATATAACGACAGCAGAAGGTTTCGCCTCTCATGCCGAAGGAGAGGGAACAACCGCCGAAGGAGATGCTTCCCATGCCGAAGGATTAGACACACAAGCCATTGGTGAAGCCTCCCATGCTGAAGGTTGCAATACCGTAGCTTTAGAAGATTGCTCTCACGCCGAAGGAAGCAATACGAGAGCCGAAGGCTTTGCCTCCCACGCTGAAGGTTGTAACACGATTGCTTCAGGTGAATGCTCCCACGCCGAAGGAAACGGTACAGATACAAATAATAGAGTGAATGCGCATATAATGGGAAGATCAGGTCAAGCGGTTGAAGATAACTCGTGGCATCTAGTCAACGATACCTTAATGGCTCTAATTAACGGGAACACAGGAGATGCTTGTTTTGCAGGCAAAATTACTTCAGGCAGAGGTTGTGATTTCGCTGAATTGTTTGAAACGTTGGATGGCAAACCCATTGATTATGGATACTTTGTTACAACAAAAGGGAAGAAAATAAGGAAAGCTACAGATGGAGATAATTATATTTTAGGCGTAACAAGTGCTGTTCCGGCTGTTTTAGGAGGTTCCGGTTATGAATGGAATAAGCGATATCTTACGGATAAATGGGGTCAGGTGTTATATGAAGAGGTCACGATTCCAGAGGAAAGAGATGAGAAAGATAACATCATTTCACCTGAGCGAATTGAAAAAAGACAAAAGTTAAATCCAGAATATGATCCTGATAAACAGTATGTTCCAAGAGCAGATAGACCAGAGTGGGTAGCTGTTGGATTAACTGGTCAATTATTGGTAAGGGACGATGGGACATGCGAAGTAGATGGATATTGCAAAACTAACGCTGAAGGTATTGCAACAAGAGCTCAAAGTGGTTATCGAGTTTTAGAAAGAACAGATGAAGACCAAATTTTAATTATTGTAAAATAA
- a CDS encoding peptidase G2 autoproteolytic cleavage domain-containing protein, with translation MDRKSCNREVTGDCATALGRNTVASGDNSLAEGRSTRSNGENSHSEGRDTMSSGDASHSEGRNTIASGDASHTEGRNTTSSGDASHAEGKDTVAQGDNAHAEGEGTQAIGTASHSEGASSKAKGLQSHAEGDCTTAAGSYSHSEGTKTNAEGEASHSEGRNTTSSGDYAHAQNRDTVAQGDNSSAEGLGSVARGLNSHAEGYITQADGESAHSEGRNTKATGDNAHAEGRDTLAQGDNSHAEGEGAIATGIGAHAEGTLTEASGLQSHVEGIHSIAAGDFSHAEGAITLAQGDQSHSEGLQTRATGTNSHAEGNETNAMEFASHAEGDGTNSRGIASHAEGSNTTAGVDASHAEGSNTTAGGIASHAEGNGAIAVGAASHAEGDGTRTVGDASHAEGTGTEALGNNSHAEGCGTVASEDCSHAEGSDTNAEGMNSHAEGLFTTARGMDSHSEGTGTEALGNNSHAEGCGTVASEDCSHAEGSDTNAEGMNSHAEGLFTTARGMNSHSEGTGTEALGNNSHAEGCDTIASEDCSHVEGSRTTAEGTASHAEGRLTISIGINSHAEGFLSEAFGDSSHAEGEGTMARGMNSHAEGCNTVAFEDCSHAEGDGTRAEGSSSHAEGRSTTSQGVNSHAEGQQTMTQGIASHAEGVLTLAIGDFSHAEGLRTEANGLASHAEGCDTVAFEDCSHAEGDATRAEGFASHAEGCNTIASGECSHAEGNGTDTNNKINAHIMGRSGQAVEDNSWHLVNDSLMALINGNTGDACFAGKITSGRGCDFAELFETLDGEPIDDGYFVTTKGDKIRKATDGDDYLLGVTSAVPAVLGGSGYEWNKRYLTNKWGRVLYEEVTIPAEKDENGKIISPERIEKRPKLNPEYDPDQQYIPRSERPEWVAVGLTGQLLVRDDGTCEVDGYCKPNADGIATRTHSGYRVLKRTDEDQILIIVK, from the coding sequence ATGGATAGAAAAAGTTGCAACCGTGAAGTAACGGGAGATTGTGCCACAGCATTAGGTAGAAATACCGTAGCTAGTGGAGACAATTCTCTTGCTGAAGGTAGAAGTACGAGATCAAATGGGGAGAATTCTCATTCCGAGGGAAGAGATACAATGTCAAGCGGAGACGCTTCACACTCCGAAGGGAGGAATACAATAGCGAGTGGCGATGCTTCCCACACAGAAGGAAGAAATACGACATCTAGCGGAGATGCTTCCCATGCCGAAGGAAAAGACACCGTAGCCCAAGGCGATAATGCCCATGCCGAAGGAGAAGGAACGCAGGCGATTGGAACAGCTTCCCATTCGGAAGGAGCAAGCTCAAAAGCAAAGGGGCTTCAATCTCATGCCGAGGGAGATTGTACAACGGCAGCTGGAAGCTACTCACATTCAGAGGGAACCAAAACGAATGCCGAAGGGGAAGCTTCCCACTCGGAAGGAAGAAATACCACATCGAGTGGAGATTATGCGCATGCTCAAAACAGAGATACCGTAGCGCAAGGGGATAATTCTTCCGCCGAGGGACTAGGTTCCGTAGCTAGAGGGTTGAACAGTCATGCGGAAGGATATATTACACAGGCGGATGGAGAAAGTGCTCATTCAGAAGGACGAAACACGAAAGCAACAGGAGATAATGCCCATGCCGAAGGAAGAGATACACTTGCCCAAGGAGACAATTCCCATGCCGAAGGAGAAGGAGCAATTGCAACGGGTATCGGTGCTCATGCAGAGGGAACTTTAACAGAAGCATCAGGTTTACAGTCCCATGTGGAAGGTATTCATTCTATAGCAGCTGGTGATTTTTCTCATGCCGAGGGAGCTATTACATTGGCTCAAGGTGATCAGTCCCATTCGGAAGGATTACAAACAAGAGCTACTGGTACAAATTCTCATGCTGAAGGAAATGAGACGAATGCCATGGAGTTTGCCTCTCATGCTGAAGGAGATGGAACAAATTCAAGGGGAATTGCATCCCATGCGGAAGGAAGCAATACAACAGCTGGAGTAGATGCTTCTCATGCCGAAGGAAGTAATACAACAGCCGGAGGGATTGCCTCCCATGCTGAAGGGAATGGAGCAATAGCAGTAGGAGCTGCCTCCCATGCTGAAGGAGATGGAACAAGAACAGTGGGAGATGCCTCCCATGCGGAAGGTACTGGAACAGAAGCATTAGGAAATAATTCTCATGCGGAAGGCTGTGGCACTGTTGCTTCTGAAGATTGTTCACACGCAGAAGGTAGTGATACAAATGCTGAAGGGATGAACTCCCATGCCGAAGGATTATTTACAACTGCAAGAGGTATGGATAGTCATTCGGAAGGTACTGGAACAGAAGCATTAGGAAATAATTCTCATGCGGAAGGCTGTGGCACTGTTGCTTCTGAAGATTGTTCACACGCAGAAGGTAGTGATACAAATGCTGAAGGGATGAACTCCCATGCCGAAGGATTATTTACAACTGCAAGAGGTATGAATAGCCATTCGGAAGGTACTGGAACAGAAGCATTAGGAAATAATTCTCATGCGGAAGGCTGTGATACTATTGCTTCTGAAGATTGTTCACACGTAGAAGGTTCTCGTACAACAGCTGAAGGTACTGCTTCTCATGCGGAAGGGCGACTGACCATTTCAATAGGTATAAATAGCCATGCGGAAGGATTTCTTTCTGAAGCTTTTGGTGATTCTTCTCATGCGGAAGGCGAGGGGACGATGGCAAGAGGTATGAATAGCCATGCCGAAGGTTGCAATACAGTTGCGTTTGAAGATTGTTCACACGCAGAAGGGGATGGAACAAGAGCCGAAGGATCTTCGTCTCACGCAGAAGGCAGAAGTACAACATCACAAGGGGTCAATTCCCATGCAGAAGGACAGCAAACGATGACTCAAGGCATAGCTTCTCATGCCGAAGGAGTATTAACTTTAGCTATTGGGGACTTTTCTCATGCTGAGGGATTACGAACAGAAGCTAATGGATTAGCTTCTCACGCAGAAGGTTGTGATACAGTTGCATTTGAAGATTGTTCACACGCAGAAGGAGATGCTACAAGAGCTGAAGGATTTGCCTCTCATGCCGAAGGCTGCAATACAATTGCTTCAGGTGAATGCTCTCATGCTGAAGGGAATGGTACAGATACAAACAATAAAATAAATGCGCATATTATGGGGAGATCAGGTCAAGCGGTTGAAGATAACTCCTGGCATTTAGTAAATGATTCTTTAATGGCTTTGATTAATGGAAATACGGGAGATGCCTGTTTTGCAGGGAAAATCACTTCTGGTAGAGGCTGTGATTTCGCTGAGTTGTTTGAAACTTTGGATGGCGAACCCATTGATGATGGATACTTTGTCACAACAAAAGGAGATAAAATAAGGAAAGCTACAGATGGAGATGATTATCTTTTAGGTGTAACCAGTGCAGTACCGGCTGTATTAGGAGGTTCCGGTTATGAATGGAATAAGCGTTATTTGACAAATAAATGGGGTCGTGTGTTATATGAGGAGGTCACGATTCCAGCGGAAAAAGATGAGAACGGCAAAATTATTTCGCCTGAGCGAATCGAAAAAAGACCAAAGCTAAATCCAGAATATGATCCCGATCAACAATATATTCCAAGATCAGAAAGACCTGAATGGGTAGCTGTTGGATTAACTGGGCAATTATTAGTAAGAGACGACGGGACATGTGAAGTAGATGGATATTGTAAACCTAACGCTGATGGTATTGCTACAAGAACTCATAGTGGTTATAGAGTATTAAAACGAACAGATGAAGACCAAATTTTAATTATTGTAAAATAA